One part of the Arabidopsis thaliana chromosome 4, partial sequence genome encodes these proteins:
- the SPT16 gene encoding global transcription factor C produces the protein MLPSDISKRRTYLIDATSLQSKAYEVLLKAHEAAIDALRSGRKINTVYQAALSVVEKNAPEFVDKLTKSAGTGIGLEFRESGLNINAKNDKVLRPKMAFNVSLGFQNLECESESRSKNKKFSLLLADTVLVTDQKPELLTKCSKSVKDVAYSFKEDEEEEKPRKKARTSGSENYITKTALRSDDHVVSKEELRKQHQAELARQKNEETARRLAGDSSGAGDSRSTAKTSADVVAYKNVNDMPHKELMIQVDTRNEAVLLPIYGSLVPFHVATIRTVSGNQDTNRNCYIRIIFNVPGTPFNPHDSNSLKNQGAIYLKEVSFRTKDSRHSSEVTQQIKTLRRQVMARESERAERATLVTQEKLQLAGNKFKPLRLSELWIRPPFSGRKKIPGTLEAHANGFRYSTTRPDERVDVLFANIKHAFFQPAEKEMITLLHFHLHNHIMVGTKKTKDVQFYVEVMDVVQSLGGGRRSAYDPDEIDEEQRERDRKNKINMDFNHFANRVNDMWQLPQFASLDLEFDQPLRELGFHGVPHKTSAFIIPTSSCLVELIEYPFLVVSLSEIEIVNLERVGFGQKNFDMAIIFKDFKKDVLRVDSVPTSSLEGIKEWLDTTDIKYYESKLNLNWRQILKTITDDPQSFIDDGGWEFLNLDGSDSESGGSEESDKGYEPSDVEVESESEDEASESESLVESDDDEEEDSEQESEEEKGKTWDELEREATNADREHGVESDSEEERKRRKMKAFGKSRPGTSGGGGSSSMKNMPPSKRKHR, from the exons ATGCTACCCTCCGATATTTCAAAGCGGAG GACCTACCTAATAGATGCAACTTCTCTCCAGAGCAAGGCATATGAGGTTCTTCTCAAGGCACATGAGGCTGCTATTGATGCTTTGAGGTCAGGAAGAAAGATAAACACTGTCTATCAAGCTGCCCTTTCTGTTGTTGAAAAGAATGCCCCTGAGTTCGTTGACAAGCTAACTAAATCTGCTGGGACTGGTATCGGTCTGGAATTCCGAGAGTCAGGATTAAATATAAATGCAAAGAATGATAAAGTATTGAGACCGAAGATGGCATTTAATGTGTCTCTTGGTTTCCAGAACTTGGAATGTGAGTCAGAAAGCCGcagcaagaacaagaaattCTCACTTTTGCTAGCTGACACAGTTCTCGTCACAGATCAGAAACCGGAGCTTTTAACCAAGTGCTCTAAATCTGTTAAGGATGTGGCTTACTCCTTtaaagaggatgaagaagaagagaaaccgCGCAAGAAAGCTAGGACCAGTGGTTCTGAGAACTACATTACCAAGACAGCTCTTAGATCAGATGATCATGTGGTGTCTAAAGAAGAGCTACGGAAGCAGCACCAGGCAGAGCTGGCACGccagaaaaatgaagaaactgcCAGAAGGCTTGCTGGTGACAGTTCTGGGGCGGGAGACAGCCGGTCTACTGCAAAGACTTCAGCTGATGTGGTTGCCTACAAGAATGTTAACGACATGCCCCATAAGGAATTGATGATCCAGGTTGATACGAGAAACGAGGCTGTATTGTTACCCATCTATGGGAGCTTGGTTCCATTCCATGTGGCTACAATAAGAACAGTGTCAGGCAATCAAGATACCAACCGAAACTGCTACATCCGTATCATTTTCAATGTCCCGGGTACACCCTTCAACCCTCATGACTCAAACTCTTTGAAAAACCAGGGTGCTATCTACCTCAAGGAGGTTTCATTCCGGACCAAGGATTCAAGGCATAGCAGCGAAGTAACTCAACAGATTAAGACCCTTAGACGGCAAGTCATGGCCAGGGAGTCAGAGAGAGCTGAAAGGGCGACATTGGTGACCCAAGAGAAACTTCAGCTTGCAGGGAACAAGTTCAAACCCCTCAGGTTGTCCGAGCTGTGGATCCGTCCGCCTTTTAGTGGGCGCAAGAAGATTCCTGGGACACTCGAAGCTCATGCAAATGGTTTCAGGTATTCAACTACCAGGCCTGACGAGCGCGTGGATGTCCTGTTTGCAAACATAAAGCATGCGTTTTTCCAGCCTGCTGAGAAGGAGATGATCACCCTCCTTCATTTTCATTTGCACAACCACATCATGGTAGGAACTAAGAAGACAAAGGACGTTCAATTCTATGTGGAGGTAATGGATGTTGTGCAGTCTTTAGGTGGTGGGAGGAGATCAGCCTATGATCCAGATGAGATTGACGAAGAACAGAGGGAGCGCGATAGGAAGAACAAGATCAACATGGATTTCAATCATTTTGCAAACCGGGTGAATGATATGTGGCAACTACCACAGTTTGCAAGTCTGGACCTTGAGTTTGATCAACCTCTGAGAGAGCTTGGTTTCCATGGTGTTCCGCACAAGACATCTGCATTCATAATACCGACCTCCAGCTGCTTAGTTGAGCTGATAGAATACCCGTTCCTCGTGGTGAGTCTGAGTGAGATTGAGATTGTGAATCTTGAGAGAGTTGGGTTTGGGCAGAAGAACTTTGACATGGCCATCATCTTCAAGGACTTCAAAAAAGATGTTCTCAGGGTTGACTCAGTTCCCACAAGCTCCCTAGAGGGGATAAAGGAGTGGCTAGACACCACAGATATAAAGTACTACGAGAGCAAACTGAATCTGAACTGGAGACAGATCCTAAAGACGATCACAGATGATCCGCAGAGCTTTATAGATGATGGAGGATGGGAGTTTCTGAACCTGGACGGAAGCGATTCAGAATCTGGCGGGTCTGAGGAGTCAGACAAAGGATATGAACCATCAGATGTAGAGGTTGAGTCTGAGTCAGAGGACGAGGCTTCAGAGAGTGAGTCACTGGTGGAGTcagacgatgatgaagaagaggactCAGAGCAAGAgtcagaggaagagaaaggtAAGACTTGGGATGAACTGGAGAGAGAAGCTACTAATGCAGACAGAGAGCATGGAGTTGAGTCTGATAGCgaggaagagaggaagagaagaaagatgaaagcGTTTGGGAAATCGCGACCTGGAACTAGCGGTGGAGGTGGTAGTAGCAGCATGAAGAACATGCCACCATCTAAACGCAAGCACAGgtga
- the SPT16 gene encoding global transcription factor C (global transcription factor C (SPT16); INVOLVED IN: vegetative to reproductive phase transition of meristem; LOCATED IN: nuclear euchromatin, FACT complex, nucleolus, nucleus; EXPRESSED IN: 27 plant structures; EXPRESSED DURING: 15 growth stages; CONTAINS InterPro DOMAIN/s: Domain of unknown function DUF1747, eukaryote (InterPro:IPR013719), Peptidase M24, structural domain (InterPro:IPR000994), FACT complex subunit Spt16p/Cdc68p (InterPro:IPR013953); BEST Arabidopsis thaliana protein match is: GTC2 (TAIR:AT4G10670.1); Has 1807 Blast hits to 1807 proteins in 277 species: Archae - 0; Bacteria - 0; Metazoa - 736; Fungi - 347; Plants - 385; Viruses - 0; Other Eukaryotes - 339 (source: NCBI BLink).), translated as MADSRNGNARAPPSGVPPKAGNTYSIDVKNFISRARALYEHWKKHSADLWGSADALAIATPPASDDLRYLKSSALNIWLLGYEFPDTIMVFTKKQIHFLCSRNKASLLEVVKKPAHDELKLDVIMHVKPKGDDGTGLMDAIFRAIRDLSRGDGNDSQVVGHIAREAPEGKLLETWTERLKNANFQFVDITGGLSDLFAVKDDTEVMSVKKAAYLAYSVMKNVVVPNLESAIDEEKDVTHSALMDLTEKAILEPTKASVKLKPENVDICYPPIFQSGGKFDLKPSAASNDELLTYDPASIIICAVGARYNSYCSNVARTYLIDATSLQSKAYEVLLKAHEAAIDALRSGRKINTVYQAALSVVEKNAPEFVDKLTKSAGTGIGLEFRESGLNINAKNDKVLRPKMAFNVSLGFQNLECESESRSKNKKFSLLLADTVLVTDQKPELLTKCSKSVKDVAYSFKEDEEEEKPRKKARTSGSENYITKTALRSDDHVVSKEELRKQHQAELARQKNEETARRLAGDSSGAGDSRSTAKTSADVVAYKNVNDMPHKELMIQVDTRNEAVLLPIYGSLVPFHVATIRTVSGNQDTNRNCYIRIIFNVPGTPFNPHDSNSLKNQGAIYLKEVSFRTKDSRHSSEVTQQIKTLRRQVMARESERAERATLVTQEKLQLAGNKFKPLRLSELWIRPPFSGRKKIPGTLEAHANGFRYSTTRPDERVDVLFANIKHAFFQPAEKEMITLLHFHLHNHIMVGTKKTKDVQFYVEVMDVVQSLGGGRRSAYDPDEIDEEQRERDRKNKINMDFNHFANRVNDMWQLPQFASLDLEFDQPLRELGFHGVPHKTSAFIIPTSSCLVELIEYPFLVVSLSEIEIVNLERVGFGQKNFDMAIIFKDFKKDVLRVDSVPTSSLEGIKEWLDTTDIKYYESKLNLNWRQILKTITDDPQSFIDDGGWEFLNLDGSDSESGGSEESDKGYEPSDVEVESESEDEASESESLVESDDDEEEDSEQESEEEKGKTWDELEREATNADREHGVESDSEEERKRRKMKAFGKSRPGTSGGGGSSSMKNMPPSKRKHR; from the coding sequence ATGGCAGACTCTCGGAATGGTAATGCCCGAGCCCCTCCTAGTGGAGTGCCTCCAAAAGCTGGGAATACTTATTCCATAGATGTTAAAAACTTTATCTCACGTGCAAGAGCATTGTATGAACACTGGAAGAAGCACAGTGCAGACTTATGGGGATCTGCCGACGCTCTTGCCATTGCTACCCCTCCTGCTTCTGATGATCTGCGTTACCTGAAATCTTCAGCGTTGAATATTTGGCTTCTTGGGTATGAGTTTCCAGATACAATTATGGTTTTTACCAAGAAGCAGATCCATTTCCTGTGTAGTAGGAACAAGGCTTCTCTACTTGAAGTTGTGAAAAAACCTGCACATGATGAGTTGAAGCTTGATGTTATCATGCATGTTAAGCCTAAGGGTGATGATGGAACAGGGCTGATGGATGCCATATTTCGTGCCATCCGTGATCTATCCCGGGGTGATGGAAATGATTCACAAGTTGTTGGACACATTGCTCGTGAAGCCCCTGAAGGTAAGCTTCTGGAGACATGGACTGAGAGGCTAAAGAATGCAAACTTCCAGTTCGTAGATATAACTGGGGGGCTGTCTGATCTATTTGCTGTTAAAGACGATACTGAGGTCATGAGTGTGAAGAAAGCTGCGTATCTAGCCTACAGTGTGAtgaaaaatgttgttgttcCAAATCTTGAGAGTGCCATTGATGAGGAGAAAGACGTCACCCACTCTGCCCTGATGGATCTCACTGAGAAAGCGATACTTGAGCCAACTAAGGCCAGTGTGAAACTGAAGCCAGAGAATGTTGACATATGCTACCCTCCGATATTTCAAAGCGGAGGCAAGTTTGATCTCAAACCAAGTGCTGCAAGCAATGATGAACTGCTCACTTATGATCCAGCGAGTATCATAATATGTGCTGTTGGTGCTAGGTATAATAGTTATTGCTCAAATGTTGCCAGGACCTACCTAATAGATGCAACTTCTCTCCAGAGCAAGGCATATGAGGTTCTTCTCAAGGCACATGAGGCTGCTATTGATGCTTTGAGGTCAGGAAGAAAGATAAACACTGTCTATCAAGCTGCCCTTTCTGTTGTTGAAAAGAATGCCCCTGAGTTCGTTGACAAGCTAACTAAATCTGCTGGGACTGGTATCGGTCTGGAATTCCGAGAGTCAGGATTAAATATAAATGCAAAGAATGATAAAGTATTGAGACCGAAGATGGCATTTAATGTGTCTCTTGGTTTCCAGAACTTGGAATGTGAGTCAGAAAGCCGcagcaagaacaagaaattCTCACTTTTGCTAGCTGACACAGTTCTCGTCACAGATCAGAAACCGGAGCTTTTAACCAAGTGCTCTAAATCTGTTAAGGATGTGGCTTACTCCTTtaaagaggatgaagaagaagagaaaccgCGCAAGAAAGCTAGGACCAGTGGTTCTGAGAACTACATTACCAAGACAGCTCTTAGATCAGATGATCATGTGGTGTCTAAAGAAGAGCTACGGAAGCAGCACCAGGCAGAGCTGGCACGccagaaaaatgaagaaactgcCAGAAGGCTTGCTGGTGACAGTTCTGGGGCGGGAGACAGCCGGTCTACTGCAAAGACTTCAGCTGATGTGGTTGCCTACAAGAATGTTAACGACATGCCCCATAAGGAATTGATGATCCAGGTTGATACGAGAAACGAGGCTGTATTGTTACCCATCTATGGGAGCTTGGTTCCATTCCATGTGGCTACAATAAGAACAGTGTCAGGCAATCAAGATACCAACCGAAACTGCTACATCCGTATCATTTTCAATGTCCCGGGTACACCCTTCAACCCTCATGACTCAAACTCTTTGAAAAACCAGGGTGCTATCTACCTCAAGGAGGTTTCATTCCGGACCAAGGATTCAAGGCATAGCAGCGAAGTAACTCAACAGATTAAGACCCTTAGACGGCAAGTCATGGCCAGGGAGTCAGAGAGAGCTGAAAGGGCGACATTGGTGACCCAAGAGAAACTTCAGCTTGCAGGGAACAAGTTCAAACCCCTCAGGTTGTCCGAGCTGTGGATCCGTCCGCCTTTTAGTGGGCGCAAGAAGATTCCTGGGACACTCGAAGCTCATGCAAATGGTTTCAGGTATTCAACTACCAGGCCTGACGAGCGCGTGGATGTCCTGTTTGCAAACATAAAGCATGCGTTTTTCCAGCCTGCTGAGAAGGAGATGATCACCCTCCTTCATTTTCATTTGCACAACCACATCATGGTAGGAACTAAGAAGACAAAGGACGTTCAATTCTATGTGGAGGTAATGGATGTTGTGCAGTCTTTAGGTGGTGGGAGGAGATCAGCCTATGATCCAGATGAGATTGACGAAGAACAGAGGGAGCGCGATAGGAAGAACAAGATCAACATGGATTTCAATCATTTTGCAAACCGGGTGAATGATATGTGGCAACTACCACAGTTTGCAAGTCTGGACCTTGAGTTTGATCAACCTCTGAGAGAGCTTGGTTTCCATGGTGTTCCGCACAAGACATCTGCATTCATAATACCGACCTCCAGCTGCTTAGTTGAGCTGATAGAATACCCGTTCCTCGTGGTGAGTCTGAGTGAGATTGAGATTGTGAATCTTGAGAGAGTTGGGTTTGGGCAGAAGAACTTTGACATGGCCATCATCTTCAAGGACTTCAAAAAAGATGTTCTCAGGGTTGACTCAGTTCCCACAAGCTCCCTAGAGGGGATAAAGGAGTGGCTAGACACCACAGATATAAAGTACTACGAGAGCAAACTGAATCTGAACTGGAGACAGATCCTAAAGACGATCACAGATGATCCGCAGAGCTTTATAGATGATGGAGGATGGGAGTTTCTGAACCTGGACGGAAGCGATTCAGAATCTGGCGGGTCTGAGGAGTCAGACAAAGGATATGAACCATCAGATGTAGAGGTTGAGTCTGAGTCAGAGGACGAGGCTTCAGAGAGTGAGTCACTGGTGGAGTcagacgatgatgaagaagaggactCAGAGCAAGAgtcagaggaagagaaaggtAAGACTTGGGATGAACTGGAGAGAGAAGCTACTAATGCAGACAGAGAGCATGGAGTTGAGTCTGATAGCgaggaagagaggaagagaagaaagatgaaagcGTTTGGGAAATCGCGACCTGGAACTAGCGGTGGAGGTGGTAGTAGCAGCATGAAGAACATGCCACCATCTAAACGCAAGCACAGgtga